One genomic window of Deinococcus metalli includes the following:
- a CDS encoding COG4280 domain-containing protein: MHEVFVVLSSFLASSVEMVEALTIVLAVGLTRGWRSALSGTAAALILLAVIVALFGPVLSRLPLQPLRLIVGALLLIFGVQWWRKAMLRASGFKALHDEDATFAAETAAAQAQGAVRPGALDTYGVALTFKSVLLEGLEVAFIVVTFGASAQQLGLAAWGAGAALVVVLALGLLIHRPLSQVPENTLKFTVGVMLTTFGTFWAAEGAGAVWPGGDAAILGLLVVYAAASYGFVTWLRRRHTARAARTEVTA; encoded by the coding sequence ATGCACGAAGTGTTCGTTGTCCTGTCGTCCTTCCTGGCGTCGTCAGTCGAGATGGTCGAGGCCCTGACCATCGTTCTCGCGGTCGGCCTCACCCGCGGGTGGCGCTCGGCCCTCTCCGGCACGGCCGCCGCCCTGATCCTGCTGGCGGTCATCGTCGCCCTCTTCGGGCCCGTGCTGTCCCGCCTGCCCCTGCAGCCGCTGCGCCTGATCGTCGGCGCGCTGCTGCTCATCTTCGGCGTGCAGTGGTGGCGCAAGGCCATGCTGCGCGCCAGCGGCTTCAAAGCCCTGCACGACGAGGACGCCACGTTCGCCGCTGAGACGGCTGCCGCCCAGGCACAGGGTGCTGTGAGACCCGGCGCCCTCGACACCTATGGCGTCGCCCTGACCTTCAAGAGCGTGCTGCTCGAGGGCCTGGAGGTCGCGTTCATCGTCGTGACCTTCGGGGCCAGTGCGCAGCAGCTGGGCCTGGCCGCGTGGGGCGCGGGCGCGGCGCTGGTGGTCGTCCTGGCCCTGGGCCTGCTGATCCACCGGCCGCTGTCGCAGGTGCCGGAGAACACCCTGAAGTTCACGGTGGGCGTGATGCTCACGACCTTCGGCACGTTCTGGGCGGCCGAGGGGGCCGGCGCCGTGTGGCCCGGCGGAGATGCGGCGATCCTTGGTCTGCTGGTCGTGTACGCAGCCGCGTCGTATGGATTTGTGACGTGGCTCAGGCGGAGGCACACGGCCCGCGCGGCACGCACGGAGGTGACCGCGTGA
- a CDS encoding undecaprenyl-diphosphate phosphatase: protein MTPEFQAVILGVVEGLTEFLPVSSTGHLIVAESLIGYRDTGEVLTVVIQLGAILAVILYYWRQLIGQLTRLLRGSRPARHFWLNLIVASLPAALLGLLFEKAIKAALFSPLTVAISAILGGAVLWWVDTRRREATVELTEPDLDSVTTRQAALIGVAQAVAIIPGVSRSGASIVGGLLTGLNRVTATAFSFFLGIPILGGAGLYSLYKARHALGSIPGGSSTLVIGTVVAFVTALVSVTWLLRYVSTHDFRGFAVYRVVMGAVILALLAAGVLK from the coding sequence ATGACTCCAGAATTCCAGGCGGTGATCCTTGGCGTGGTCGAGGGCCTTACCGAGTTTCTCCCCGTGTCCTCCACCGGTCACCTGATCGTCGCCGAGAGCCTGATCGGCTACCGGGACACCGGGGAGGTTCTCACCGTCGTCATCCAGCTCGGCGCGATCCTGGCTGTGATCCTCTACTACTGGCGGCAGCTGATCGGGCAACTGACCCGGCTACTGCGGGGCAGTCGCCCGGCCCGGCACTTTTGGCTGAACCTGATTGTGGCCTCGCTGCCGGCTGCCCTGCTAGGTTTGCTGTTCGAGAAGGCCATCAAGGCGGCGCTCTTCTCCCCGCTGACGGTGGCCATCAGCGCCATCCTGGGCGGCGCCGTACTGTGGTGGGTGGACACCCGGCGCCGGGAGGCCACGGTCGAGCTGACCGAACCTGACCTGGACAGCGTCACCACCCGGCAGGCGGCGCTGATCGGTGTGGCGCAGGCGGTCGCGATCATTCCCGGCGTGTCGCGCAGCGGGGCCAGCATCGTCGGCGGCCTGCTGACCGGCCTGAATCGCGTGACCGCCACGGCCTTTTCGTTCTTCCTGGGTATTCCCATCCTGGGCGGGGCGGGCCTGTACAGCCTGTACAAGGCCCGGCACGCGCTGGGCAGCATTCCCGGCGGGAGCAGCACCCTGGTGATCGGCACGGTCGTCGCGTTCGTGACCGCGCTGGTGTCCGTGACGTGGCTGCTGCGCTACGTGTCCACACACGACTTCCGGGGCTTCGCGGTGTACCGGGTGGTGATGGGGGCCGTCATCCTGGCCCTGCTCGCCGCCGGCGTCCTGAAGTGA
- a CDS encoding S8 family serine peptidase produces MTRRWWMLGLGLLGSLAVGTGYLVEVNWPLRQVRMPHRPAHAAMVTVAVLDSGIGAQPALGGTRVTGHDFTTRGWSRPITNGHGTAVAGVVHSVDPQAALLDVRVLGTHGQPSLDAAIRALRWAAGLPVSGVPRNAHPARVITASFSLATVPRTGCAPAMQQAVDEVLLAGSVIVASAGNMDAPAARNTPAGCRGVLAVAATDQRGVRAPYSNWGAAVALAAPGGSPQEGVDVLNVGTGEREAMGTSFAAPLVAGAASLLLSAQPDLSPQAVGHLLRGSARPFAGGRCDPDPRRSCGSGILDIAAALRDGLHPRHGVLRGP; encoded by the coding sequence ATGACGCGCCGGTGGTGGATGCTGGGCCTGGGTCTACTGGGCAGCCTCGCCGTCGGAACCGGGTACCTCGTCGAGGTGAACTGGCCCCTGCGGCAGGTGAGGATGCCGCACCGTCCTGCTCACGCCGCCATGGTGACGGTGGCGGTGCTCGACAGCGGGATCGGTGCCCAGCCCGCCCTGGGGGGCACGCGTGTCACCGGGCACGACTTCACCACCCGGGGATGGTCTCGCCCGATCACGAACGGGCACGGCACGGCGGTGGCCGGTGTCGTCCACAGTGTCGACCCGCAGGCCGCCCTGCTGGACGTCCGGGTGCTGGGAACCCACGGGCAGCCGTCGCTGGACGCGGCCATCCGGGCCCTGCGGTGGGCGGCCGGGCTGCCGGTGTCGGGTGTCCCCAGGAATGCCCATCCTGCCCGCGTGATCACGGCGTCCTTCTCACTGGCCACGGTGCCCCGGACGGGCTGTGCCCCCGCCATGCAACAGGCCGTGGATGAGGTGCTGCTGGCCGGGAGTGTGATCGTCGCGTCTGCGGGCAACATGGACGCGCCGGCCGCCCGCAACACCCCGGCCGGCTGCCGGGGGGTTCTGGCCGTGGCCGCCACGGATCAGCGCGGCGTCCGGGCACCCTACTCGAACTGGGGAGCGGCCGTGGCGCTCGCCGCCCCCGGGGGGAGTCCTCAGGAGGGCGTGGACGTCCTGAACGTCGGCACCGGCGAGCGTGAAGCGATGGGCACCAGTTTCGCGGCGCCGCTGGTGGCTGGGGCCGCCAGTCTGCTGCTCAGCGCGCAGCCAGACCTGAGCCCGCAGGCCGTGGGGCACCTGCTGCGGGGGAGTGCCCGGCCGTTCGCCGGTGGCCGCTGTGATCCGGATCCCCGGCGCAGCTGCGGCTCGGGCATCCTCGACATCGCCGCGGCCCTCCGGGATGGCCTCCACCCGCGCCACGGCGTGTTGCGCGGCCCGTGA